A window from Pseudomonas sp. Tri1 encodes these proteins:
- the fba gene encoding class II fructose-bisphosphate aldolase (catalyzes the reversible aldol condensation of dihydroxyacetonephosphate and glyceraldehyde 3-phosphate in the Calvin cycle, glycolysis, and/or gluconeogenesis) — protein MALISMRQMLDHAAEFGYGVPAFNVNNLEQMRAIMEAADKTDSPVIVQASAGARKYAGAPFLRHLILAAIEEFPHIPVCMHQDHGTSPDVCQRSIQLGFSSVMMDGSLGEDGKTPTDYEYNVRVTQQTVAMAHACGVSVEGELGCLGSLETGMAGEEDGIGAEGVLDHSQMLTDPEEAADFVKKTQVDALAIAIGTSHGAYKFTKPPTGDVLAIDRIKEIHKRIPNTHLVMHGSSSVPQEWLAIINQYGGDIKETYGVPVEEIVEGIKYGVRKVNIDTDLRLASTGAMRRLMATNPSEFDPRKFFGATVTAMRDVCIARYEAFGTAGNASKIKPISLEAMYQRYLKGELNAKVN, from the coding sequence ATGGCACTTATCAGCATGCGTCAGATGCTGGACCACGCAGCCGAGTTCGGCTACGGCGTTCCAGCCTTTAACGTCAACAACCTTGAGCAGATGCGCGCCATCATGGAAGCCGCTGACAAGACTGACTCTCCGGTGATCGTCCAGGCGTCGGCCGGCGCCCGTAAATACGCCGGTGCGCCGTTCCTGCGTCACCTGATCCTGGCGGCGATCGAAGAATTCCCGCACATCCCGGTGTGCATGCACCAGGACCACGGCACCAGCCCTGACGTCTGCCAGCGTTCCATCCAACTGGGCTTCAGCTCGGTGATGATGGACGGCTCCCTTGGCGAAGACGGCAAGACTCCGACCGACTACGAATACAACGTGCGCGTCACCCAGCAGACCGTCGCCATGGCCCACGCCTGCGGCGTGTCGGTGGAAGGCGAACTGGGTTGCCTGGGCTCGCTGGAAACCGGCATGGCCGGTGAAGAAGACGGCATCGGCGCCGAAGGCGTGCTGGATCACAGCCAGATGCTGACCGACCCGGAAGAAGCGGCCGACTTCGTCAAGAAAACCCAGGTCGACGCCTTGGCCATCGCCATCGGCACCAGCCACGGCGCCTACAAGTTCACCAAGCCACCTACCGGCGACGTGCTGGCCATCGACCGCATCAAGGAAATCCACAAGCGCATCCCCAACACTCACCTGGTGATGCACGGTTCTTCCTCGGTTCCGCAGGAGTGGCTGGCGATCATCAACCAGTACGGCGGCGACATCAAGGAAACCTACGGCGTGCCGGTTGAAGAAATCGTCGAAGGCATCAAGTACGGCGTGCGTAAGGTCAACATCGATACCGATTTGCGCCTGGCCTCGACTGGTGCCATGCGTCGTTTGATGGCGACCAACCCTAGCGAGTTTGATCCGCGTAAGTTCTTCGGCGCGACCGTGACGGCCATGCGCGACGTGTGCATCGCACGTTACGAAGCGTTCGGTACTGCCGGCAACGCCTCCAAGATCAAGCCGATCTCGTTGGAAGCGATGTATCAGCGTTATCTGAAAGGTGAGTTGAACGCTAAGGTTAACTAA
- a CDS encoding MliC family protein — MKGLIAVVALAMLAGCTQLGFLQSSAPVDSWTTWTCDSEAKVLWRYADAARKEVDVRLGGADQVYHLKQEPGASGSLYSDDMLAFHVKGEEGLVYWVATNDLIGRGCKAQ; from the coding sequence ATGAAAGGCTTGATCGCCGTCGTGGCGTTGGCAATGTTGGCCGGTTGCACGCAGTTGGGTTTTTTGCAGTCATCCGCGCCTGTGGACAGTTGGACGACCTGGACCTGTGACAGCGAGGCCAAAGTGCTCTGGCGCTACGCCGATGCCGCCCGCAAGGAAGTCGACGTACGCCTCGGTGGTGCCGATCAGGTTTATCACCTGAAGCAAGAGCCAGGCGCGTCGGGTTCGCTGTACAGCGATGACATGTTGGCGTTCCACGTCAAGGGTGAGGAAGGCCTGGTGTATTGGGTCGCCACCAATGACTTGATTGGGCGTGGCTGTAAGGCGCAGTAA
- a CDS encoding phosphoglycerate kinase, translating into MTVLKMSDLDLQGKRVLIREDLNVPVKDGVVTSDARILASLPTIKLALEKGAAVMVCSHLGRPTEGEFSAENSLKPVADYLSKALGRDVPLVADYLGGVDVKAGDVVLFENVRFNKGEKKNADELAQQYAALCDVFVMDAFGTAHRAEGSTHGVAKFAKVAAAGPLLAAELDALGKALGSPAQPMAAIVAGSKVSTKLDVLNSLSQVCNQLIVGGGIANTFLAAAGHPVGKSLYEPDLLDTAREIAAKVSVPLPVDVVVAKEFAESATATVKLINDVAEDDMILDIGPQTAANFADLLKSSKTILWNGPVGVFEFDQFGNGTKVLAQAIAESDAFSIAGGGDTLAAIDKYGVAEQISYISTGGGAFLEFVEGKVLPAVEVLESRAKA; encoded by the coding sequence ATGACCGTGTTGAAGATGTCCGACCTCGATCTGCAAGGTAAGCGCGTACTGATCCGCGAAGACCTCAACGTTCCCGTCAAGGACGGTGTTGTCACCAGCGACGCGCGCATCCTGGCTTCGCTGCCGACCATCAAGCTGGCCCTGGAAAAAGGCGCGGCCGTGATGGTCTGCTCGCACCTGGGCCGTCCGACCGAAGGCGAGTTCTCGGCCGAAAACAGCCTCAAGCCTGTCGCCGACTACTTGAGCAAAGCCTTGGGTCGTGACGTGCCATTGGTCGCTGACTACCTGGGTGGCGTGGACGTGAAGGCCGGCGATGTCGTGTTGTTCGAAAACGTGCGCTTCAACAAGGGCGAGAAAAAGAACGCTGACGAACTGGCCCAGCAATACGCGGCCCTGTGCGACGTGTTCGTGATGGACGCGTTCGGCACCGCCCACCGCGCCGAGGGTTCGACCCATGGCGTGGCGAAGTTCGCCAAAGTCGCCGCTGCCGGCCCGCTGCTGGCGGCTGAACTGGATGCGCTGGGCAAGGCCCTGGGCTCCCCGGCCCAACCGATGGCCGCCATCGTTGCCGGCTCCAAGGTCTCCACCAAGCTCGACGTGCTCAACAGCCTGAGCCAGGTCTGCAACCAGTTGATCGTCGGCGGCGGCATCGCCAACACCTTCCTCGCCGCGGCCGGTCACCCGGTCGGCAAATCCCTGTACGAGCCGGACCTGCTGGACACCGCCCGGGAAATCGCTGCCAAGGTCAGCGTGCCGTTGCCGGTGGACGTGGTCGTGGCCAAGGAGTTCGCTGAAAGCGCCACCGCCACCGTCAAGCTGATCAATGACGTGGCCGAGGACGACATGATCCTCGACATCGGCCCGCAAACCGCGGCCAACTTCGCCGACTTGTTGAAATCTTCCAAGACTATCCTGTGGAACGGTCCGGTTGGTGTATTCGAGTTCGACCAGTTCGGCAACGGCACCAAGGTACTGGCCCAGGCCATCGCCGAGAGCGACGCATTCTCCATCGCTGGCGGCGGCGACACCCTGGCGGCCATCGATAAGTATGGCGTGGCTGAGCAGATCTCCTACATTTCTACCGGTGGCGGCGCGTTCCTCGAGTTCGTCGAAGGCAAAGTGCTGCCGGCCGTGGAAGTCCTGGAAAGCCGGGCCAAGGCCTGA
- the epd gene encoding erythrose-4-phosphate dehydrogenase — protein sequence MPQPRPYKVALNGYGRIGRCVLRALFERGAKAGFEIVAINDLADMASIEYLTRFDSTHGRFPGEVRVEGDCLHINGDCVKVLRSATPEGIDWASLDVDLVLECSGAYHTREDGQRFLAAGAPRVLFSQPMASEADVDATIVYGVNQDCLTGDELLVSNASCTTNCGVPLLRLLDQAIGLEYVSITTIHSAMNDQPVIDAYHHEDLRRTRSAFQSVIPVSTGLARGIERLLPELAGRIQAKAVRVPTVNVSCLDITMQTVSDTDATEVNRILREAATSGPLKGLLAYTELPHASCDFNHDPHSAIVDASQTRVSGPRLVNILAWFDNEWGFANRMLDVAEHYLQTATSLSASNKPAL from the coding sequence ATGCCCCAACCGCGTCCCTACAAAGTTGCACTCAACGGCTACGGCCGGATTGGTCGTTGCGTCTTGCGTGCGTTGTTCGAGCGAGGGGCCAAGGCCGGGTTCGAGATCGTGGCGATCAACGATCTGGCCGACATGGCCAGTATCGAATACCTGACACGCTTTGATTCCACCCACGGCCGGTTTCCCGGCGAAGTGCGGGTCGAGGGCGATTGTCTGCATATTAATGGTGACTGCGTGAAAGTCCTGCGCAGTGCCACCCCTGAAGGCATCGATTGGGCGTCCCTGGACGTCGATCTGGTGCTCGAATGCTCCGGTGCCTACCACACTCGTGAGGACGGCCAGCGCTTTCTCGCCGCCGGTGCGCCACGGGTGCTGTTCTCCCAACCGATGGCCAGTGAAGCGGATGTGGACGCGACCATCGTCTACGGCGTGAACCAGGATTGCCTGACTGGCGACGAGCTGCTGGTGTCCAACGCGTCTTGCACCACCAATTGCGGCGTGCCGCTGTTGCGCCTGCTGGACCAGGCCATTGGCCTGGAATACGTGTCGATCACCACCATCCACTCGGCGATGAACGATCAGCCGGTAATCGACGCCTATCACCATGAGGACCTGCGCCGCACGCGTTCGGCGTTCCAATCGGTGATTCCGGTGTCCACTGGTCTGGCGCGTGGCATCGAACGGCTGCTGCCGGAACTTGCCGGGCGAATTCAGGCCAAAGCCGTGCGGGTGCCGACGGTCAACGTGTCCTGCCTCGACATTACGATGCAGACCGTGAGCGATACCGACGCCACCGAGGTCAACCGGATCCTGCGCGAAGCCGCCACCAGCGGCCCGCTCAAAGGCCTACTGGCCTACACCGAGTTGCCTCACGCCAGTTGTGATTTTAACCATGACCCGCATTCGGCCATTGTCGATGCCAGCCAGACTCGGGTTTCCGGGCCGCGGCTTGTGAACATCCTGGCCTGGTTCGACAACGAATGGGGTTTTGCCAACCGAATGCTGGACGTTGCTGAACATTATCTGCAAACAGCGACTTCGCTTTCTGCTTCTAACAAACCTGCTCTCTAA
- the tkt gene encoding transketolase — MPSRRERANAIRALSMDAVQKANSGHPGAPMGMADIAEVLWRDYLKHSPSNPAFADRDRFVLSNGHGSMLIYSLLHLTGYDLSIDDLKNFRQLHSRTPGHPEYGYTPGVETTTGPLGQGLANAVGFALAEKVLAAQFNRPGHNVVDHHTYVFLGDGCMMEGISHEVASLAGTLGLDKLIAFYDDNGISIDGEVEGWFTDDTPKRFEAYNWLVIRNVDGHDPEEIKTAIETARKSAQPTLICCKTTIGFGSPNKQGKEDCHGAPLGAEEIALTRAALKWNHGPFEIPADIYAEWDAKEKGRALEAEWDQRFAAYSAEFPELANELVRRLSGELPADFAEKASAYIAEVAAKGETIASRKASQNTLNAFGPLLPELLGGSADLAGSNLTLWKGCKGVSAEDASGNYMYYGVREFGMSAIMNGVALHGGLVPYGATFLMFMEYARNAVRMSALMKKRVLYVFTHDSIGLGEDGPTHQPIEQLASLRCTPNLDTWRPCDAVESAVAWKYAIERNDGPSALIFSRQNLQHQNRDADQIGDITRGGYVLKDCIGEPELILIATGSEVGLAVQAYDKLTEQGRNVRVVSMPCTSVFDAQDAGYKQAVLPLQVSARIAIEAAHADYWYKYVGLEGRVIGMTTYGESAPAPALFEEFGFTLENILGQAEELLED; from the coding sequence ATGCCCAGCCGTCGTGAGCGTGCCAATGCCATTCGTGCCCTCAGCATGGATGCCGTGCAGAAAGCCAACAGCGGCCATCCCGGTGCCCCTATGGGTATGGCGGATATCGCCGAGGTGCTTTGGCGCGATTACCTCAAGCACAGCCCGAGCAACCCAGCCTTCGCCGACCGTGACCGTTTCGTACTGTCCAACGGCCACGGCTCGATGTTGATCTACTCGCTGCTGCACCTGACCGGCTACGACCTGTCGATCGATGACCTGAAGAATTTCCGTCAGTTGCACAGCCGCACCCCGGGCCACCCGGAGTACGGCTACACCCCAGGTGTGGAAACCACCACCGGCCCATTGGGCCAAGGCCTGGCCAACGCCGTGGGCTTTGCCCTGGCGGAAAAAGTCCTGGCCGCGCAGTTCAACCGCCCAGGGCATAACGTCGTCGATCACCACACCTACGTGTTCCTGGGTGATGGCTGCATGATGGAAGGCATTTCCCACGAAGTCGCCTCCCTGGCCGGCACCTTGGGCCTGGACAAGCTGATCGCGTTCTACGACGACAACGGTATTTCCATCGACGGCGAAGTCGAAGGCTGGTTCACCGACGACACCCCCAAGCGTTTCGAAGCCTACAACTGGCTGGTGATCCGCAACGTCGACGGCCACGATCCGGAAGAGATCAAGACCGCCATCGAGACGGCTCGCAAGAGCGCCCAGCCGACCCTGATCTGCTGCAAGACCACCATCGGTTTCGGTTCGCCGAACAAGCAAGGCAAGGAAGACTGCCACGGTGCGCCACTGGGTGCCGAGGAAATCGCCCTGACCCGCGCCGCGTTGAAGTGGAACCATGGCCCGTTCGAAATCCCGGCCGACATCTATGCCGAGTGGGATGCCAAGGAAAAAGGCCGTGCGCTCGAAGCCGAGTGGGATCAGCGTTTCGCGGCTTACTCCGCCGAATTCCCTGAGTTGGCAAACGAACTGGTCCGTCGCCTCAGCGGCGAGCTGCCGGCCGACTTCGCCGAAAAAGCCTCGGCCTACATCGCTGAAGTCGCCGCCAAGGGCGAAACCATCGCCAGCCGCAAGGCTAGCCAGAACACCCTGAACGCCTTTGGCCCATTGCTGCCGGAGTTGCTGGGCGGTTCGGCCGACCTGGCCGGTTCCAACCTGACCCTGTGGAAAGGCTGCAAAGGCGTCAGCGCCGAAGACGCCAGCGGCAACTACATGTACTACGGCGTTCGCGAGTTCGGCATGAGCGCGATCATGAACGGCGTGGCGCTGCACGGCGGCCTGGTGCCTTACGGCGCGACCTTCCTGATGTTCATGGAATATGCCCGCAACGCCGTGCGCATGTCGGCGCTGATGAAAAAACGCGTGCTCTATGTGTTCACCCACGACTCCATCGGCCTGGGCGAAGATGGCCCGACTCACCAGCCGATCGAGCAACTGGCAAGCCTGCGTTGCACGCCGAACCTGGACACCTGGCGTCCGTGCGATGCCGTGGAATCGGCAGTGGCCTGGAAATACGCCATCGAGCGTAACGACGGCCCATCGGCGTTGATCTTCTCCCGCCAGAACTTGCAGCACCAGAACCGCGATGCCGACCAGATTGGCGACATCACCCGTGGCGGCTATGTGCTCAAGGACTGCATCGGTGAGCCTGAACTGATCCTGATCGCCACCGGCTCCGAAGTCGGCCTGGCCGTCCAGGCCTACGACAAGCTGACCGAACAGGGCCGCAACGTACGTGTTGTGTCCATGCCGTGCACCAGCGTGTTCGACGCCCAGGACGCTGGCTACAAGCAGGCGGTATTGCCGCTGCAGGTCAGCGCCCGGATCGCCATCGAGGCCGCTCATGCCGATTACTGGTACAAGTACGTGGGCCTGGAAGGCCGCGTGATCGGCATGACCACCTACGGCGAATCGGCGCCTGCGCCAGCGCTGTTCGAGGAGTTCGGTTTTACCCTGGAGAACATCCTGGGTCAGGCTGAAGAGCTGCTGGAAGACTGA